The Fragaria vesca subsp. vesca linkage group LG2, FraVesHawaii_1.0, whole genome shotgun sequence genome includes a window with the following:
- the LOC101295668 gene encoding succinyl-CoA ligase [ADP-forming] subunit beta, mitochondrial-like produces the protein MVRGLLKQLSSRSLSFAGKWQQQQLRRLNIHEYQGAELMSKYGVNVPKGVAVGSVDEVKKVIESTFPNQSELVVKSQVLAGGRGLGTFKNGLKGGVHIVKADQVEDLAGKMLGQILVTKQTGAEGKIVSKVYLCEKLSLVNEMYFAITLDRKSAGPLIIACAKGGTSIEDLAEKFPDSIVKVPIDVFKGITDEDAAKVVDGLSPKGADRNSSIEQVKKLYKLFSETDCTLLEINPLAETADNQLVAADAKLNFDDNAAFRQKEIFALRDPTQEDPREVAAAKADLNYIGLDGEIGCMVNGAGLAMSTMDIIKLHGGTPANFLDVGGNASEGQVVEAFKILTSDDKVKAILVNIFGGIMKCDVIASGIVNAAKQVQLKVPVVVRLEGTNVDQGKRILKESGMALITAEDLDDAAKKAVEAISK, from the exons ATGGTGAGAGGACTACTCAAGCAGCTCTCTTCTCGCTCTCTCTCCTTCGCCGGAAAATGGCAGCAGCAACAGCTCCGCCGCCTCAACATCCACGAATACCAG GGGGCGGAGTTGATGAGCAAATATGGGGTCAATGTTCCCAAAGGTGTGGCCGTCGGTAGCGTTGATGAGGTCAAGAAGGTGATTGAGAGTACTTTCCCCAATCAAAGTGAG TTGGTGGTTAAGAGCCAAGTTTTGGCTGGTGGAAGAGGTTTGGGAACATTTAAAAATGGTCTCAAGGGCGGTGTTCACATTGTCAAGGCTGACCAGGTTGAAGACCTCGCTG GGAAGATGCTTGGGCAGATACTTGTTACAAAACAAACAGGTGCTGAGGGAAAAATTGTCAGCAAG GTTTATTTGTGTGAAAAATTGTCGCTTGTCAACGAGATGTATTTTGCTATTACTTTGGATCGCAAAAGTGCTGGTCCT CTTATAATTGCATGTGCAAAGGGAGGAACGAGCATTGAGGACCTTGCCGAGAAATTCCCTGATTCAATAGTAAAG GTACCTATCGATGTTTTCAAAGGAATTACAGATGAAGACGCTGCAAAGGTTGTTGATGGTTTGTCTCCCAAAGGAGCTGATAGAAATAGTTCAATTGAACAAGTGAAGAAATTATATAAGCTATTCAGTGAGACTGACTGCACACTGTTGGAA ATCAATCCACTTGCAGAGACTGCTGATAACCAGCTAGTAGCTGCTGATGCGAAGTTGAACTTTGATGACAATGCCGCTTTTCGTCAGAAAGAAATTTTCGCTCTCCGTGATCCTACACAGGAAGATCCCCGAGAG GTGGCTGCTGCTAAAGCAGATTTAAACTATATTGGATTAGATGGTGAAATCGGTTGCATGGTTAATGGTGCTGGTTTAGCTATGTCTACTATGGATATTATTAAACTACATGGGGGAACTCCTGCCAATTTTCTAGATGTAGGTGGGAATGCTTCTGAAGGCCAG GTTGTCGAGGCATTTAAGATTTTGACTTCAGATGACAAGGTTAAAGCCATTTTGGTGAACATCTTTGGTGGAATAATGAAATGTGATGTGATTGCAAGTGGAATTGTTAACGCAGCTAAACAG GTTCAACTAAAAGTACCAGTGGTTGTCCGTCTTGAGGGTACCAATGTTGACCAAGGGAAGAGAATTTTGAAG GAAAGTGGGATGGCATTAATCACAGCAGAAGATCTCGATGATGCTGCTAAGAAAGCTGTTGAAGCAATATCTAAGTGA
- the LOC101304649 gene encoding polygalacturonase-like translates to MAPERRSFSFCIVIVLSFITKTSCHGGILPWFHFNNVSGARPSTPAPISVDKFGAKGIDHTDDTEAFEKAWAEACSSNGKAVLLLPPHRSYFVKPVTFSGAKCKAHHLTMQIQGTIMAFEDPKTYHFPNENKVQDWLTFESVESLVVEGPGTINGNGEKWWQSSCKQNSKTQTREPHCNKDAPTAVTFKKCNNLTVNNLNIEKAQRMHVTFKNCTNVKASGLSINTSEASPNTDGIHIAETNKIHISDCRISTGDDCISIIGGSRDVQATNITCGPGHGISIGSLGKGGSEDHVSDVTVDGAKLTGTMYGVRIKTWPGGSGYANRIIFQNIQMENVTDPIIIDQNYCDAATKVTKGECKPPPVQKNTAVQVRNVMYRNIKGTVSKDGKAIVFNCSSVPGACELIDLEDIRLEKGGAAVCSNVKPTYSRVDLPLNRCPN, encoded by the exons ATGGCTCCAGAAAGACGATCATTCTCGTTCTGCATTGTTATTGTCCTCTCCTTTATTACTAAAACTTCATGTCATGGTGGCATTCTACCTTGGTTTCACTTTAACAATGTGAGTGGCGCACGACCATCGACACCAGCTCCGATTAGCGTTGATAAGTTTGGAGCTAAAGGGATTGATCATACAGATGACACAGAG GCATTTGAGAAGGCGTGGGCGGAGGCTTGTTCCTCCAACGGAAAGGCGGTTCTTCTGCTGCCGCCCCACCGGAGCTATTTCGTTAAGCCAGTCACATTCTCCGGCGCCAAATGCAAAGCCCACCATCTTACAATGCAG ATCCAAGGAACGATAATGGCATTTGAGGATCCGAAAACCTACCATTTTCCAAATGAAAATAAGGTGCAGGACTGGCTTACCTTTGAGAGCGTTGAGAGCTTGGTGGTTGAAGGTCCTGGAACCATCAATGGCAACGGAGAAAAATGGTGGCAAAGCTCATGCAAACAAAACAGTAAAACTCAAACGCGGGAG CCCCATTGCAATAAGGACGCACCAACT GCTGTGACGTTCAAGAAGTGCAATAACTTGACGGTGAATAATCTGAATATCGAAAAGGCACAGCGAATGCATGTTACATTCAAAAATTGCACGAATGTTAAAGCTTCCGGACTTAGTATAAACACATCAGAGGCTAGTCCCAACACTGATGGAATTCACATTGCAGAAACCAACAAGATCCACATTTCAGACTGTCGTATAAGCACAG GTGATGATTGTATATCCATTATAGGAGGATCCCGGGATGTTCAAGCCACAAACATCACTTGCGGACCAGGCCATGGAATCAG CATTGGTAGCTTGGGAAAAGGCGGATCCGAAGACCATGTTTCCGACGTAACAGTGGATGGAGCTAAGCTAACTGGAACCATGTATGGAGTGAGGATCAAAACATGGCCGGGAGGGTCAGGGTATGCAAACAGAATCATATTTCAGAACATACAGATGGAGAATGTGACCGACCCCATAATAATTGACCAAAACTACTGCGACGCTGCAACCAAAGTCACAAAGGGAGAATGCAAACCACCACCAGTGCAG AAAAATACAGCAGTTCAAGTGCGTAATGTTATGTACCGGAACATAAAGGGGACGGTTTCTAAGGATGGCAAAGCCATAGTATTCAATTGCAGCAGCGTTCCTGGTGCATGTGAGTTGATTGATCTGGAAGATATTAGACTTGAGAAAGGAGGAGCTGCAGTATGCAGCAACGTCAAACCGACTTACAGCAGAGTCGATTTGCCTCTCAATCGATGCCCTAACTAA
- the LOC101304940 gene encoding uncharacterized protein LOC101304940, with translation MLSLQLRLPPIFHCPSLLSTRAPKSLSCRAVSRKPDPEPDPERAKPKPRRKTASSGNGGEQKDQPFIIPRKPRRGRRSEAAAVEDYVRDTLNRTFATIRKQNPEIFEAKGELMKEKAAAVDGGDDEEESEREEEDEGVVEEETENWPVDAEVGWGIRASEYFEKHGIRNVVDENGDEIDWEGEVEDNWVKEINCLEWESFAFHPSPLIVFVFERYNRAAENWKALKELEKAVKVYWNAKDRLPPRSVKIDINIERDLAYALKVRECPQVLFLRGNRILYREKEIRTADELVAMIAHFYYNAKRPSWIDVKELTLPY, from the exons ATGCTGAGCCTTCAACTTCGCCTCCCGCCCATATTCCACTGCCCTTCTCTACTCTCTACCCGCGCTCCCAAGTCTCTCTCTTGCCGCGCCGTTTCGAGAAAACCCGACCCGGAGCCCGACCCAGAGCGAGCCAAGCCAAAACCCCGCCGGAAAACCGCATCCAGCGGAAACGGCGGCGAACAAAAAGACCAGCCGTTTATAATTCCGAGGAAGCCGCGCCGCGGGCGGAGGAGCGAGGCGGCGGCGGTGGAGGATTACGTGAGGGACACACTCAACCGGACGTTCGCCACAATCCGGAAGCAGAACCCGGAGATTTTCGAGGCCAAGGGAGAGCTGATGAAGGAGAAAGCCGCCGCCGTTGACGGCGGCGACGACGAGGAGGAGAGTGAGAGGGAGGAGGAGGACGAGGGGGTGGTGGAGGAGGAGACGGAGAATTGGCCGGTGGATGCGGAGGTGGGGTGGGGGATTAGGGCGTCGGAGTATTTCGAGAAACATGGGATTCGAAACGTGGTGGATGAAAATGGAGATGAGATTGATTGGGAGGGAGAGGTTGAGGATAATTGGGTCAAGGAGATTAACTGCTTGGAGTGGGAAAGCTTTGCTTTTCATCCCAGTCCGCTTATTGTGTTTGTGTTTGAGAGATATAACAGGGCTGCTGAGAATTGGAAGGCTTTGAAGGAGCTTGAGAAGGCTGTCAAGGTGTATTGGAATGCCAAAGATCGGCTGCCTCCGAGG TCTGTGAAGATTGATATCAATATAGAGAGGGATTTGGCGTATGCTTTGAAGGTTAGAGAATGTCCTCAGGTTTTGTTTTTGAGAGGGAACCGGATATTGTACCGGGAGAAAG AGATTCGGACTGCAGATGAATTGGTTGCCATGATTGCGCATTTTTATTACAATGCAAAGAGGCCGTCCTGGATTGATGTGAAGGAGCTAACTCTGCCGTACTAG
- the LOC101296725 gene encoding uncharacterized protein LOC101296725, whose amino-acid sequence MNTKTMRLPPRRISTTIASSNNNAPKRKERESLLDAPHNPAKTLKLSHQAEPPGSSALASGHLLAGYLAHEFLTKGTLLGQLWDPTARSAAEEPPVEKSPDRREAEAEPQYEKLERYVEVADLLKTDGAQLAGIVNPTQLARFLQL is encoded by the coding sequence ATGAACACCAAAACGATGCGTTTGCCTCCACGTCGGATTTCGACGACTATTGCGTCATCAAATAACAACGCCCCCAAGCGCAAGGAGCGGGAGAGTTTACTCGACGCGCCCCACAACCCAGCCAAGACGCTCAAGCTTTCCCATCAAGCCGAGCCGCCGGGTTCTTCGGCTCTGGCCTCCGGTCACCTCCTGGCTGGCTATTTGGCCCACGAGTTTCTCACCAAGGGCACCCTCCTCGGCCAGCTCTGGGACCCTACAGCCCGATCCGCCGCTGAGGAACCACCGGTTGAGAAATCCCCAGATCGGCGCGAAGCCGAAGCCGAGCCGCAGTACGAGAAGCTGGAGAGGTACGTGGAGGTTGCTGATTTGCTGAAGACGGATGGGGCTCAGTTGGCTGGCATTGTCAACCCTACTCAGCTTGCACGCTTTTTACAGTTGTGA